A section of the Spirosoma pollinicola genome encodes:
- a CDS encoding T9SS type A sorting domain-containing protein produces the protein MNYWTVSRLVLAIGLLSVNPGLAQTSALHELLTKPTSQSLPGSTSSYYSTGYDAPSRIPAPDDFLKRNSPSGRPMAPTAQFIVTYRNFTPEAQRAFQYAVDIWSTLIVSSVPIRIQANWVSQEPNLLGSAGPASYQYSFDGGQKARAFYPVALAEKIARRQLNNPTDPDIIADFNRNNDWYYGTDGKTPKGQTDLVTAVLHELTHGLGFIGFFNVKSDKGDQSDGQYLADLPSVYDHFIENGLRQRLVTSQTDYPNNSIPLNRQLTGGDLFLNGTILRQQTGQKMRLNAPAQFDRSTSIYHLREETYPTGDINSLMTSSLGRAESIHTPGPLVLAFFTDLEWKTTSVLHEPILNSEEVKDFVFTVRVISDTVLTANSVRLVYRKTAPTAKDTVATTVSPSRLGTTDTYQYTLPAAQAQGDIWYYFQAQDASGRTFTNPGKLMNGAQAWYQIHIGPDNTPPTIQYSPSKNSIFSRAVTDSLPIYARITDDRSGLSAAYVEYQVNGVAQANRPLRYSRQTVNNTTYDSVYVSRLDFPANSLKVGDKITYRIVARDSSKAKNQAISPATGYYALTVVAQQAVRDQYINTFSDAATASDFVSYGFSQTTPAGFGDPAIHSEHPYRNGTDFQSQSNAEYVLLSPIRIKANPDSAVIRFDEIVLVEPGDAGSKPGDKNFYDYVVVEGSADNGLTWKPLLDGYSSADKTDWLNAYKSSMATGAVGEQNSTRVGVPALYRHRDIPLLNQKTLFRAGDQILIRFRLLADQLAYGWGWAIDNLRIQAPPAPIVLGVEPISASIFSVYPNPVTTGLLQLEATLLNAVTHVKLNVVAQTGQVLHEKIVNVNSRKLSESLDLSHLAAGLYFLRLTVGDQVLTQKVIVAK, from the coding sequence ATGAATTATTGGACTGTATCCCGATTGGTTTTGGCAATCGGACTACTGAGCGTGAATCCCGGGCTGGCGCAGACATCAGCCCTGCATGAGTTATTGACGAAACCGACAAGCCAATCGCTGCCGGGCTCAACAAGTAGCTATTATTCAACGGGCTATGATGCTCCGTCGCGCATACCCGCGCCCGATGATTTCCTCAAACGTAACAGTCCATCAGGCCGCCCAATGGCCCCTACGGCCCAATTTATTGTTACCTACAGAAATTTTACCCCCGAAGCACAGCGAGCCTTTCAGTATGCCGTAGATATTTGGTCGACGCTGATTGTGTCGTCGGTGCCTATTCGAATCCAGGCAAATTGGGTCTCGCAGGAGCCTAATTTACTGGGTTCTGCCGGGCCGGCGTCCTATCAGTATAGCTTTGATGGTGGTCAGAAAGCCCGCGCGTTTTATCCGGTGGCACTGGCCGAGAAAATTGCCCGACGCCAGCTTAACAACCCTACCGATCCTGATATTATTGCCGATTTTAACCGGAATAATGACTGGTACTACGGCACAGACGGGAAAACCCCAAAAGGCCAGACCGATCTGGTAACGGCGGTGTTGCATGAACTGACGCATGGATTAGGATTCATTGGTTTCTTTAATGTTAAAAGTGATAAGGGTGATCAGAGCGATGGTCAATACCTGGCCGACCTGCCATCGGTGTACGACCACTTTATTGAAAATGGCCTTCGACAGCGACTGGTAACATCGCAAACCGATTATCCGAATAACTCGATTCCCTTGAACCGCCAATTAACGGGGGGCGATCTATTTCTGAATGGAACGATTTTACGTCAGCAAACCGGCCAGAAAATGAGGCTAAATGCACCAGCCCAGTTCGATCGGTCGACAAGTATTTATCACTTACGTGAAGAGACCTATCCTACGGGTGATATCAACTCGCTGATGACCAGTTCGCTGGGGCGGGCTGAGTCGATTCACACGCCCGGTCCCCTGGTGTTGGCCTTCTTTACTGATCTGGAATGGAAAACGACATCGGTACTACACGAGCCAATCCTGAATTCTGAAGAGGTCAAAGACTTTGTGTTCACTGTTCGGGTTATTAGCGATACGGTTCTGACCGCCAATTCGGTCCGGCTGGTTTACCGCAAAACGGCTCCGACAGCGAAAGATACAGTAGCCACGACCGTATCGCCAAGCCGATTAGGAACAACGGATACCTATCAATACACCCTCCCGGCGGCACAGGCACAGGGCGATATCTGGTACTATTTTCAGGCGCAGGATGCCTCGGGACGCACGTTTACAAATCCGGGTAAGCTGATGAATGGCGCACAAGCCTGGTATCAAATACACATTGGCCCCGATAATACGCCCCCAACGATCCAATACAGCCCCTCGAAAAATAGTATTTTTTCGAGGGCAGTAACCGACAGCTTACCCATCTATGCCCGCATTACCGACGACCGAAGTGGCCTGAGCGCAGCCTATGTCGAGTATCAGGTAAATGGGGTGGCACAGGCAAACCGCCCGTTGCGATACAGCCGCCAAACGGTGAATAATACCACGTATGATAGCGTTTATGTAAGCCGGCTCGACTTTCCGGCAAATTCGCTCAAGGTAGGGGATAAGATTACGTACCGAATTGTGGCGAGGGATTCATCAAAAGCCAAAAACCAGGCTATCAGTCCAGCAACTGGCTATTATGCACTGACTGTTGTCGCGCAGCAGGCAGTTCGCGATCAATATATAAACACCTTTAGCGATGCCGCCACAGCCAGCGATTTTGTGAGCTATGGTTTCAGCCAGACTACACCCGCCGGATTTGGCGACCCGGCTATTCACTCGGAACATCCATACCGGAACGGTACCGATTTTCAGAGCCAAAGCAATGCTGAGTACGTACTGCTGTCGCCCATTCGGATAAAAGCCAACCCCGATAGTGCCGTTATTCGATTCGACGAGATCGTGTTGGTGGAGCCGGGTGACGCCGGCAGTAAGCCAGGGGATAAAAATTTCTATGATTATGTTGTGGTAGAAGGCTCTGCCGACAATGGGTTGACGTGGAAGCCGCTACTCGATGGCTATAGCTCGGCGGATAAAACCGATTGGCTGAACGCCTACAAAAGTAGCATGGCGACTGGGGCGGTGGGTGAACAAAACTCAACGAGGGTAGGCGTTCCGGCGTTGTACCGGCATCGGGATATACCTCTGCTAAACCAGAAAACCCTTTTTCGGGCGGGCGACCAGATTCTGATTCGCTTTCGGTTACTGGCCGATCAATTGGCTTACGGCTGGGGTTGGGCTATTGATAATCTTCGTATTCAGGCTCCTCCCGCCCCCATTGTGCTGGGAGTTGAGCCAATCAGTGCCAGTATATTCAGCGTTTACCCCAATCCAGTTACGACCGGCCTATTACAGTTGGAAGCCACATTGCTCAATGCCGTTACCCATGTGAAACTTAATGTTGTCGCCCAAACCGGGCAGGTTCTTCACGAGAAAATAGTCAATGTGAATAGTCGGAAACTAAGCGAATCACTCGACCTCAGTCACCTGGCAGCAGGTTTATATTTTCTTCGGCTGACCGTTGGTGATCAAGTGCTGACCCAAAAAGTGATCGTGGCGAAGTAA
- a CDS encoding DUF4249 domain-containing protein, which translates to MQRYFILLFFLATGAGLTSCTTVIDAKLDTGPIQLSVDGTLTDQPGQQTIRLTQTAAYFDSSTPTPATSATVTVVDNVGKTYPFSDPDNDGYYVWQPTGKDTLGHIGRTYQLTIAYQGDTYKASSKMNPVPPVDSLIFVKRKLNPLSKTEGYRAEFYAVDIPNEVDYYRIRFFRNGELQSEPNNIITSQDGAFRGASTVTDGLTFIVPIRRSINPDSLYALNDVVKVEVQSLTLDAFDFWQLLRTQITNGGLFATPSVNVPTNISNTNANGRKATGFFITSAVRSRTATVNDANIRVRED; encoded by the coding sequence ATGCAACGGTATTTTATTCTTTTATTTTTTCTGGCTACGGGTGCGGGCTTAACCAGTTGCACGACAGTCATTGATGCTAAATTAGACACAGGCCCGATCCAGTTGTCGGTAGATGGCACATTGACCGATCAACCCGGCCAGCAAACGATTCGACTAACACAAACGGCAGCCTATTTCGATAGTAGTACGCCAACGCCCGCTACCAGTGCAACGGTTACTGTAGTGGATAATGTCGGTAAAACGTATCCGTTTTCGGACCCCGATAATGATGGTTACTACGTGTGGCAGCCAACGGGTAAAGACACGCTTGGGCATATAGGGCGCACCTATCAACTTACCATTGCCTATCAGGGAGATACCTACAAAGCCAGCTCGAAAATGAACCCTGTTCCGCCCGTCGATTCGCTCATTTTTGTCAAGAGAAAGCTTAATCCGCTGTCTAAAACTGAAGGGTATCGGGCGGAGTTTTATGCGGTCGATATCCCAAACGAGGTTGATTATTATCGCATTCGATTCTTCAGAAACGGAGAATTACAGAGTGAACCGAACAACATTATCACATCACAGGACGGCGCGTTTCGGGGGGCAAGCACGGTCACGGATGGCTTAACGTTTATTGTTCCCATTCGGCGGTCTATCAATCCAGACAGTTTGTATGCGCTTAATGATGTTGTGAAGGTCGAAGTACAATCTCTCACGTTAGATGCCTTTGACTTCTGGCAGCTACTCCGAACGCAGATCACGAACGGAGGGTTGTTTGCTACGCCTTCGGTAAATGTTCCAACTAATATTAGTAACACCAACGCCAACGGCCGGAAAGCAACGGGCTTCTTTATCACCTCGGCCGTGCGAAGCCGAACAGCGACAGTAAACGATGCCAATATTCGAGTGCGAGAAGATTAA
- a CDS encoding RecQ family ATP-dependent DNA helicase, producing the protein MTTRQILQQFWGYSTFRPMQEDVVDTVLARQDSLVLMPTGGGKSICFQVPTLAMKGVCIVVTPLIALMKDQVEQLRRRGIPAAAIYSGMHYREIDTALDNCIYGNTKFLYVSPERLRTELVIERTKQMTVCLLAVDEAHCISAWGYDFRPPYLQIAEFRELIPDTPIIALTASATPDVQTDILEKLALRNPQVFRQSFARANLSYSAVLEENKDARLLKVLQNVPGCAIIYVRSRKQTQNIAQWLVRQGISADFYHAGLTSLQRAEKQDAWIQNRTRVIVATNAFGMGIDKPDVRVVVHLDVPDSLEAYYQEAGRAGRDGQKAYAVMLYTNGDLENLRFRTEQLYQPVEMLRRVYQAIANYTAVPVGGGEFTSYDFDLSAFTNTFNLPPQETHYALKQLQLEGFIQLNENYYHPSRLTIILDNRQLYEFQVLNPRFDSFLKLLLRLYGGELFTDFITISESTLARAFHINQPEIEEMLEQLHQRNVVIYEKQKDKPQLTYLSPRLDAPSLPVNVQELNRRKELAMRKVQSAILYTEHPTQCRSRLLQAYFGEKPGAETSDRDTSDRACGICDNCIKRKKKADVTSSVVREQVRDYVALANGPGVSPKQLSYHFAQTDADTLTQTLKMMLAEEEIQYNKNGNLTLK; encoded by the coding sequence TTGACCACCCGGCAGATTTTACAGCAATTTTGGGGTTACTCCACCTTCCGGCCCATGCAGGAAGACGTGGTCGATACGGTATTGGCCCGGCAGGATTCGCTCGTGCTGATGCCAACCGGCGGAGGAAAATCCATCTGTTTTCAGGTGCCGACACTGGCCATGAAAGGCGTTTGCATTGTGGTAACGCCCCTCATTGCCCTGATGAAAGATCAAGTTGAGCAGTTGCGGAGACGGGGTATACCGGCAGCGGCAATTTACTCCGGTATGCACTACCGTGAGATCGACACCGCCCTCGATAACTGCATTTACGGCAACACAAAATTTCTGTACGTCTCGCCCGAACGGCTTCGTACTGAGCTTGTTATCGAGCGAACCAAGCAAATGACCGTCTGCCTGCTGGCCGTTGACGAAGCCCACTGTATTTCTGCCTGGGGGTATGATTTCCGGCCACCTTATCTGCAAATCGCCGAGTTCCGCGAGCTCATTCCCGACACGCCGATTATTGCCCTGACCGCTTCGGCTACGCCCGATGTGCAAACCGATATTCTGGAAAAACTGGCCCTAAGAAACCCGCAGGTATTCCGGCAATCGTTTGCCCGGGCTAACCTGTCATATTCGGCGGTTCTGGAGGAAAATAAAGACGCTCGCCTGTTAAAAGTCCTGCAAAATGTACCGGGCTGCGCTATTATTTATGTCCGTAGCCGAAAGCAAACCCAAAACATAGCGCAGTGGCTTGTCCGTCAGGGTATTTCGGCCGATTTCTACCACGCCGGGCTAACCAGCCTGCAACGCGCAGAAAAACAGGATGCCTGGATACAGAACAGGACACGGGTAATCGTAGCCACCAACGCCTTCGGGATGGGGATTGACAAACCCGATGTGCGCGTGGTGGTGCATCTGGACGTGCCCGACTCCCTCGAAGCATACTATCAGGAAGCGGGCCGGGCCGGGCGGGATGGCCAAAAAGCCTATGCCGTAATGCTGTATACAAACGGCGATCTGGAGAATCTGCGATTTCGAACCGAACAGCTTTACCAGCCCGTCGAGATGTTGCGCCGGGTGTATCAGGCCATTGCCAACTACACGGCGGTGCCTGTTGGCGGGGGGGAGTTTACCAGTTATGATTTCGATTTAAGTGCGTTCACGAACACCTTTAACCTACCACCACAGGAAACGCACTACGCCCTGAAACAGCTTCAGCTGGAGGGATTTATTCAACTAAACGAGAATTACTACCACCCATCCCGGCTCACCATTATACTGGACAACAGGCAGTTGTACGAATTCCAGGTATTGAATCCGCGTTTTGATTCATTCCTCAAATTACTGTTACGGCTTTATGGGGGCGAATTATTTACGGATTTCATTACGATCTCCGAATCGACGCTGGCACGTGCTTTTCATATAAACCAGCCCGAAATTGAGGAGATGCTGGAGCAACTACATCAGCGCAATGTGGTTATCTACGAGAAACAAAAGGACAAACCTCAGTTAACTTATTTGTCGCCCCGGCTCGATGCGCCGTCGCTGCCTGTCAACGTGCAGGAATTGAACCGACGCAAGGAGCTGGCAATGCGAAAAGTGCAGTCGGCCATCCTCTATACCGAACACCCAACGCAGTGCCGAAGTCGACTCTTGCAGGCTTATTTTGGCGAAAAACCCGGCGCCGAGACGTCGGACCGCGATACGTCGGACCGTGCGTGCGGCATTTGTGACAACTGTATCAAGAGAAAGAAAAAAGCGGACGTTACGTCTTCGGTAGTGCGGGAGCAGGTGCGCGATTATGTAGCATTGGCAAATGGCCCCGGTGTGTCGCCCAAGCAGCTTTCGTATCATTTCGCCCAAACCGACGCCGACACGCTCACCCAAACGCTGAAGATGATGTTGGCCGAAGAGGAAATTCAATACAACAAAAACGGCAATCTGACACTGAAATAA
- a CDS encoding carbohydrate-binding family 9-like protein: protein MLNYTANKITDLITIDGDLTKPVWQNAVWSHRFVDMVTGDPGLYDTKAAILWNDTHLYVGFRAEEPFIEAHLTERDSIIFLENDLELFIDGGDCYYELEVNARNTLYEVFFIWKDAYQRGSRFDVPQFDVHQPQALTFGGDLDRSGPSFWYGTHPRGLRWAFLNYDMPALETAVHIDGTLNDNTDIDTGWTLEIAIPWNSLALLANGRNLPPKAGDEWRMLLGRFQKLMVSGTEVQPHPAMVMTPHGVYDTHQPEKWSRVRFDE, encoded by the coding sequence ATGCTCAATTATACTGCTAATAAAATCACCGACTTAATAACTATTGACGGGGATCTGACAAAACCCGTTTGGCAAAATGCGGTCTGGAGTCATCGCTTTGTGGATATGGTAACGGGCGATCCGGGCCTATATGACACCAAAGCGGCCATCCTCTGGAATGATACACATTTGTATGTAGGGTTTCGAGCTGAGGAGCCCTTTATAGAAGCTCACTTGACCGAACGCGATTCGATTATCTTTCTCGAAAACGACCTTGAGCTGTTCATTGATGGGGGAGATTGCTATTACGAATTAGAAGTAAACGCCCGAAATACGCTTTACGAGGTATTTTTTATCTGGAAGGATGCTTACCAGCGGGGCAGCCGATTTGATGTGCCACAGTTTGATGTACATCAGCCACAGGCATTGACTTTTGGCGGAGATCTTGACCGCAGTGGCCCATCGTTCTGGTACGGTACACACCCCCGTGGTCTACGGTGGGCCTTTCTGAACTACGATATGCCGGCTTTGGAAACGGCCGTTCACATTGACGGCACGTTAAACGATAACACCGATATAGATACCGGCTGGACACTTGAAATCGCCATTCCCTGGAACAGTCTGGCGCTACTGGCTAACGGTCGAAACCTGCCTCCAAAAGCGGGCGATGAGTGGCGCATGCTGTTGGGGCGATTTCAGAAATTAATGGTATCGGGTACAGAAGTTCAGCCGCATCCGGCTATGGTTATGACGCCACATGGAGTATACGATACCCATCAACCCGAGAAATGGAGCCGAGTACGATTCGACGAGTAA
- the msrB gene encoding peptide-methionine (R)-S-oxide reductase MsrB: protein MIQKVIKSDAEWQQQLTPEQYRVARGKGTERAFSGEYCEAHEPGTYACVCCGTELFESKTKFESGTGWPSFTEPIEEERVRLEKDNSYGMSRVEVLCNICDAHLGHVFNDGPPPGGLRYCLNSVSLVLKRTADAE, encoded by the coding sequence ATGATTCAGAAAGTTATTAAATCTGACGCAGAGTGGCAGCAGCAACTGACACCAGAACAATATCGGGTAGCGCGGGGAAAAGGGACCGAGCGGGCTTTTTCGGGCGAGTATTGCGAAGCCCACGAGCCCGGCACCTATGCCTGCGTATGCTGTGGTACGGAATTATTCGAATCGAAAACCAAGTTTGAGTCAGGAACGGGTTGGCCCAGTTTTACCGAGCCCATCGAAGAAGAGCGTGTTCGGCTGGAAAAAGATAACAGCTACGGCATGTCGCGCGTTGAGGTGCTGTGCAACATTTGTGATGCCCACCTGGGGCACGTTTTTAATGATGGCCCTCCGCCGGGCGGTCTTCGTTACTGCCTAAATTCCGTTTCGCTGGTATTGAAGCGTACCGCTGATGCCGAATAA
- a CDS encoding PPK2 family polyphosphate kinase, translating into MKKLNTTAFRYDGKRPFSSKDAPTLIDPFYTDEADQSRQLDELAERMDQAQNRMHADEQYGLLVVFQAMDAAGKDSIIRRVFKGVNPSRFQIAPFKKPEKEDLKHDFLWRFWQELPERGIIGVFNRSYYEEVLVLRVHPERLQEQSIPQNLLPTNEKTLWKQRFGDIVHFEDYLFRNGFPIVKFYLHVAKEEQGKRLVARLEDTEKQWKFSENDLKEREFWDDYLRAYEDTINATATQQNPWYVIPSDDRVNQQLIIAHILTELLESLPVHFPKTDSKEAQKLIKQIKKQDGK; encoded by the coding sequence ATGAAAAAACTCAACACAACCGCATTTCGGTACGATGGAAAACGGCCGTTTTCGAGCAAGGATGCCCCAACGCTCATCGACCCTTTTTATACCGACGAAGCCGACCAGAGTCGCCAGTTAGATGAACTGGCCGAGCGCATGGATCAGGCGCAAAACCGGATGCATGCCGATGAGCAGTATGGCTTGCTGGTTGTGTTTCAGGCTATGGACGCTGCCGGGAAAGATAGTATTATTCGGCGGGTGTTTAAAGGCGTTAATCCGTCGCGGTTTCAGATAGCTCCTTTCAAGAAACCGGAAAAAGAGGATTTGAAACACGACTTTTTGTGGCGTTTCTGGCAAGAGTTGCCTGAACGAGGCATTATTGGCGTATTCAATCGCTCGTATTACGAAGAAGTACTGGTACTGCGGGTGCATCCAGAGCGTTTGCAGGAGCAGTCCATTCCCCAAAACCTGCTACCAACGAACGAGAAAACACTCTGGAAACAACGTTTCGGCGATATTGTCCACTTTGAAGATTATCTGTTCCGTAACGGTTTCCCAATTGTGAAATTTTATCTTCACGTAGCAAAGGAAGAACAGGGAAAACGACTTGTAGCGCGGTTGGAAGACACCGAAAAACAGTGGAAATTCAGCGAGAATGATTTGAAAGAGCGTGAGTTTTGGGACGACTATTTACGGGCTTATGAAGACACGATCAATGCAACCGCAACCCAACAAAACCCCTGGTATGTGATTCCGAGCGATGACCGGGTTAATCAACAGCTTATCATCGCGCATATTCTAACTGAACTACTGGAATCACTGCCCGTGCATTTTCCCAAAACCGACAGCAAGGAAGCGCAGAAATTGATTAAACAGATCAAGAAACAGGATGGTAAATAA
- a CDS encoding TonB-dependent receptor gives MKHTIPLWLCGLFIFLLPLQASKAQGSLSTNTIGSTPQKGVRAAGLTISGYIKDAVNGEGLIGVSVYVKETGTGAVTNSYGFYAVTLPAGNYNLVISYVGYAKQARTIDLVDKNIRLDLELSQEGKELQEVVVSSKREDDNVKNIEMSVNRIDVKTLQRIPALLGEVDVIRSIQLLPGVSTVGEGATGFNVRGGSIDQNLVLLDEAPVYNSSHLFGFFSVFNPDAVKDVKLIKGGIPANYGGRIASILDVRLKEGNAKKPELNGGIGLIFSRLSYERPLFKGKGSFIVAARRSYADILAQPFLNKDLKGAKFYFYDLTAKANYHINDKNTVFISGYLGRDVFGSDFGFNWGNTTLSTRWNHVFSDRLFLNTTAYYSNYDYSLNTDLKQKTPNDYFRTDSRIVDYSLKPDFSLFLGKNTITFGGQAIIHDFQPGTATAASAGSVRSFGLVNKRALEAALYVGNEQQLTPKLQLQYGLRYSMFQYVGAGEAYTFATDVPAGTRRPVLSTQTYNTGDVIQTYGNWEPRFAAKYELNSNSSFKMSYNRLAQYIHLISNTTASTPLDIWTPSTNNIKPQIGDQVAGGFFKNFGRSNGAGSEFEASVEVYYKWLQNQIDYIDGASLILNKYLEGDLISGKGRAYGAEFFVKRNTGVVNGWISYTLAKTERQVSGINNDNWYPTRYDKRHTLTSVLLIDPSNAKRWNFSATFTLASGTPGTFPTNRFEYAGYVVPQNTDNSRNNYRIPAYHRLDLAATLQGRKRPGKRKEDNWVFSVYNVYARKNPFSVYFQANADNPRVTEAIRYSVFATLIPSVTYNFKF, from the coding sequence ATGAAACATACGATACCACTTTGGCTGTGCGGCCTTTTTATTTTTCTCCTGCCGCTACAAGCCAGCAAAGCGCAGGGATCGCTGAGTACCAATACAATTGGCAGTACACCGCAAAAAGGTGTTCGGGCGGCAGGGCTGACAATCAGCGGCTATATTAAAGACGCCGTAAACGGCGAGGGGCTGATTGGCGTGTCTGTTTATGTGAAAGAAACGGGTACGGGCGCCGTAACAAACAGCTATGGTTTTTATGCCGTTACGTTGCCAGCGGGCAACTACAATCTGGTTATCAGCTATGTTGGCTATGCCAAGCAAGCCCGAACAATTGACCTTGTCGACAAGAACATACGACTTGACCTTGAGTTGAGCCAGGAAGGTAAAGAGCTTCAGGAGGTTGTTGTATCGTCGAAACGGGAGGACGATAACGTCAAAAATATTGAAATGAGCGTAAACCGGATCGACGTAAAAACGCTGCAACGGATTCCGGCGCTACTCGGTGAGGTCGATGTTATCCGGAGCATCCAATTACTGCCGGGGGTATCGACGGTGGGCGAAGGCGCAACCGGGTTTAACGTTCGTGGAGGCAGTATTGACCAAAATCTGGTGTTACTCGATGAGGCCCCGGTTTATAATTCTTCCCACTTGTTCGGTTTCTTTTCAGTCTTTAATCCCGATGCGGTGAAAGACGTGAAGCTGATTAAAGGCGGTATTCCGGCAAATTACGGCGGTCGGATTGCGTCGATATTAGATGTCCGCCTGAAAGAAGGTAACGCAAAAAAACCGGAGCTGAACGGAGGTATTGGCCTTATCTTCAGCCGATTGTCCTATGAACGTCCTTTGTTTAAGGGAAAAGGTTCATTTATTGTAGCCGCCCGACGCTCCTACGCCGATATTCTGGCTCAGCCGTTTTTGAATAAAGATCTAAAAGGGGCCAAGTTCTATTTTTACGACCTCACGGCAAAAGCCAATTACCACATCAACGATAAGAACACCGTGTTTATATCCGGCTATCTTGGCCGCGATGTGTTTGGTTCTGACTTTGGCTTCAACTGGGGAAACACAACGTTGTCGACCCGCTGGAATCACGTGTTCAGCGACCGGCTCTTTCTGAATACGACGGCCTATTACAGCAACTACGATTATTCGCTGAATACTGACCTGAAACAAAAAACACCAAATGATTACTTCCGAACAGATTCGCGCATTGTTGACTATAGTCTAAAGCCCGACTTTTCACTGTTTCTCGGCAAAAACACGATTACCTTTGGCGGACAGGCAATTATCCATGATTTTCAGCCCGGAACGGCTACGGCCGCCAGTGCGGGCAGTGTACGCTCGTTTGGTCTGGTCAACAAGCGTGCCCTCGAAGCGGCACTATATGTAGGCAATGAACAGCAGTTAACGCCCAAACTGCAACTCCAGTATGGGCTGCGCTATTCAATGTTCCAGTATGTTGGCGCGGGCGAGGCCTACACCTTTGCGACGGATGTGCCCGCTGGAACACGACGTCCAGTGCTTTCTACGCAGACATACAACACGGGGGATGTTATCCAGACTTATGGCAACTGGGAGCCCCGTTTTGCAGCCAAATACGAACTCAACAGCAACAGCTCGTTCAAGATGAGTTATAACCGGCTGGCGCAATATATCCATCTGATTTCCAACACAACAGCCTCAACACCACTCGATATCTGGACCCCATCGACCAATAATATCAAACCGCAGATTGGCGATCAGGTTGCCGGTGGTTTCTTCAAAAACTTTGGTCGGTCGAATGGTGCAGGCAGCGAATTTGAGGCATCGGTAGAGGTTTATTATAAATGGCTACAGAACCAGATTGACTACATCGACGGTGCCAGCCTCATCCTGAATAAATACCTCGAAGGCGATTTGATCAGTGGAAAAGGCCGCGCTTATGGAGCCGAGTTTTTCGTTAAACGAAATACGGGTGTAGTCAATGGATGGATTAGTTATACGTTGGCTAAAACTGAGCGGCAGGTATCGGGAATCAATAACGATAACTGGTATCCAACACGTTACGACAAACGTCATACCTTAACGTCGGTTCTATTAATTGATCCGTCCAATGCCAAACGCTGGAACTTCTCGGCCACGTTTACCCTGGCCAGCGGTACCCCCGGCACGTTCCCAACGAACCGGTTTGAATATGCGGGCTACGTGGTACCGCAAAACACCGACAATTCCCGCAATAATTACCGCATTCCGGCCTACCATCGGCTCGATCTGGCGGCAACGTTACAGGGCCGGAAACGTCCCGGAAAACGGAAAGAGGATAATTGGGTTTTCTCAGTTTATAACGTTTATGCCCGAAAAAACCCGTTCTCGGTGTATTTCCAGGCCAACGCCGATAATCCGCGCGTGACCGAAGCAATTCGATACTCGGTGTTTGCGACGCTGATTCCGTCGGTGACGTACAATTTCAAATTTTAG